TCTTCAGCTTGTCCTCCACGGAGAAGGAGATGCCCTCTTGCTGCGCTCCATCCCTAAGGGTGGTGTCGTAAAGCTGTACCTGTTTCAATTGCCTGTTCCTCTTTCAAGCAAGCGGCGGCTGTTTACTGGGATATTATTGTATCACCTGTGGAGGTTTGAGGCTAGACCTGGTAGAGAGATTGTTTATTACTGTGACCCTTCTCTTTGCTTGTGGAAGGACTAATACGTTGATAGACGATCTCCCAGGGGTTCTACTGCATTACGATTGACGCCTTAGCGGCCCCTCCTGAATGCTGAAGGGCAGTCTTAAGCCTACTACCTCAGCAGGTGGAATTTATGATTATACGCTCTAACAGAATACTCAATTTGCGCAAGAAGGTTCGCCGGAGTCTGCACTAAAGGTCGCATAACCAGCATGGCCATTCAAGATGTGTGCAAAGTGAGAGCGTGTGCCATTGCTGCCCTAATCTGTCTCTCTTGTGCTTTACAATGTCTCGACTACCGTGTTATAATAACAGCCAGGAAGCCTTCACAGAGCCGAGGGACACGGTGCCCAGAACAAGAATAGTTCCAAAGACTGGTAGAGACGGTCTTACTCTCCTGCAGCAAAAACGAATCGAGTGTGGGCTGACAGGAGTTGGGCTAGCCCGGGAGGCAGGTGTTTCCAGAAACGTGCTGTGGAAGCTCGAATCTCGATCGGATAAGCTTAGCCCTCGTGCAGACACCATCGCCAAAATAGTGTCTGCCCTGAACCGAAAGCAAAGAGAGATCAACGGCCAGCCATTGGATTTTAGCGACCTTTTTGAGACAAAAAGACTCGACCGAACTTGGAAAGGTGTACCGCGTGACTAAGAAGGTCGACGGGCTACAGATAACTCACGAGGATGGCTTAGAGGTGTGGGAAATCCCCCATGCTGTGAACAGCCGCTACTTGTCGCATGACTATTTTCGGTATATCGGCAAGTTTCCTCCTCAAATTGCAGCTGCTCTTATGGCTGAATACGCAGTGCGCGAGGTACCTATGCTTGATCCTATGTGTGGAGGCGGCACTAGCTTGATCGAGGCGTGGTATAATGAAATCCCCGCGATAGGGATGGATGTAAACCCTGTAGCTGTGCTTGCCAGTCGAGTAGCTACGACCCCTATACCTGTGGAAATACTAGAGCCCACAATTGACAGCCTCATACAACGAGCCGCAGGTGAGTTAGGCACTCCTACAATGTTTTCGTTTGGTCAATCCATGTCGTCGAAATTCCTAGACTCCGCACGGCTGCGAAACCTATTTGGGAACGAGCAGTTTTTCACTGAGACTGCTCTCAACGAGTTGAGTATCCTATGGAATATGATTGGTGAAATCGTCGATCCTCGTGTAGCTAACTTTGGTCGTCTCGCGTTCTTAGGCATGTTGAGGCACGTGTCTTTGGCAAATGTGAAGAAGATGAACACGGAGATTCACGAAGGCAAACAACCCAAACCAGTTCTCGCGACAT
The nucleotide sequence above comes from Chloroflexota bacterium. Encoded proteins:
- a CDS encoding helix-turn-helix transcriptional regulator, coding for MSRLPCYNNSQEAFTEPRDTVPRTRIVPKTGRDGLTLLQQKRIECGLTGVGLAREAGVSRNVLWKLESRSDKLSPRADTIAKIVSALNRKQREINGQPLDFSDLFETKRLDRTWKGVPRD